A region of the Dehalogenimonas sp. THU2 genome:
ACGACTTCAACTCGCCTTTGCCGCCAAGTAAATTTTCCGCCGAGGGGCTGAAGCGTTTTCTGAAGGCAGTACAACGCGACGTCGCTTACTAAGATGATCATGGTAAGAAAAGATTCAAGCGGCCAGTCCGCCGCTGTCGGAGACGTTTTTTCCAAGGCTGTACCCGAGCTTCTGGAGAGTCATTTTAAACATCTTCATGAGCAGAGCGGCCTTGGTCTTGAAATAATCCGGGAGCGGAAATACCGGAGCGTCGAAGACAAAACCGAGCTTGCCAGGCTCGGCTTTGTCCCGGCGCAACAGCGAGTGCCCGGCCTCCTCATTCCACTCTGGGGTGTCGACGGCACAGCCGCGGGCATTCAACTCCGGTCCGACAACCCCCGCACCAACAACCAGGGCAAGACGGTAAAGTATGAGCTTCCGGCTGGATCGGCCAATCGCCTCGACTGCCCGCCTCGATG
Encoded here:
- a CDS encoding DUF3854 domain-containing protein, which translates into the protein MVRKDSSGQSAAVGDVFSKAVPELLESHFKHLHEQSGLGLEIIRERKYRSVEDKTELARLGFVPAQQRVPGLLIPLWGVDGTAAGIQLRSDNPRTNNQGKTVKYELPAGSANRLDCPPRCQKDLGNPKVPLWITEGSKKADALAGHGACAISVTG